One Pectobacterium cacticida genomic window, TTGATGACGGGCTTTCCTCGCGCAGGGAGACTTTGTAAGCGAACCGAATTTCATCTAACGTCATCACACGTAGTGGCTCAAGACGTCCTCGTAGCGTTTCAACATCATCGGGGTGTACTGGATTTGCGCATGACAAGAAGTATTTGCCATTTTCGTAACCCAGACATACGGAGCCATGGCGTACCTCGGTGGGATTGTCGAGCGCGGTTAACGGTATAGCGGAATAGCGTGTAATGTTCTGCACCATTTCGACGAAGGTGGAAAACAATCGGCGGCGGAGATTCGCTGGAAGCTGCTTTTTTTCTAACTGTAGCCGCATGGTTTCGGCCAGTGAACTAATAATATTCTGTGAAAAATAGCCGACGTAATATAACGCGATGTCGGGTTGGTGCGAGGGTGGAAAGTACTCGGTATAGTTGATCGTTGGCATCATTCTCTCTACCTGGTTAAATAACAGTCGAACAATGTCGG contains:
- a CDS encoding SiaB family protein kinase; amino-acid sequence: MMPTINYTEYFPPSHQPDIALYYVGYFSQNIISSLAETMRLQLEKKQLPANLRRRLFSTFVEMVQNITRYSAIPLTALDNPTEVRHGSVCLGYENGKYFLSCANPVHPDDVETLRGRLEPLRVMTLDEIRFAYKVSLREESPSSSKGADMGLLTVARDASEPLQFAFRTDAATGLSTFYLKAIL